The following coding sequences are from one Paracoccus alcaliphilus window:
- the dtd gene encoding D-aminoacyl-tRNA deacylase: protein MRALIQRVCEASVSIGGQVIGRCGPGLLILVCAMRGDDEATAAKLAARVARLRIFRDDQGRMNRSVLDMDGSALVISQFTLAADTRTGNRPGFSSAAAPEDGQRLYQHFADCLRDQGVATDQGRFGADMQVALINDGPVTIWLDSTDRA from the coding sequence ATGAGGGCGTTGATCCAGCGCGTTTGCGAAGCCTCGGTCTCGATCGGGGGGCAGGTGATCGGACGCTGCGGGCCGGGGCTGCTGATTCTGGTCTGCGCGATGCGCGGCGATGACGAGGCCACAGCCGCAAAGCTGGCCGCCCGCGTGGCCCGGCTGCGGATCTTCCGCGACGATCAGGGGCGGATGAATCGCTCGGTTCTGGATATGGATGGCTCGGCTCTGGTCATCAGCCAGTTCACGCTGGCGGCGGATACGCGCACGGGGAACCGCCCCGGATTTTCCTCGGCTGCGGCACCCGAAGATGGTCAGCGGCTGTATCAGCATTTCGCCGATTGCCTGCGCGATCAGGGGGTTGCGACCGATCAGGGACGGTTCGGCGCCGATATGCAGGTGGCGCTGATCAATGACGGTCCGGTCACGATCTGGCTGGACAGCACCGACCGCGCTTGA
- a CDS encoding DUF2312 domain-containing protein gives MDQPGAQDQYNVTAGELRQFVEQIEHLEAEKKDIAEQIKEIYAESKARGYDSKALRTIVSLRKKDKDELAEQEAILDVYKQALGMI, from the coding sequence ATGGATCAGCCGGGCGCACAGGACCAGTACAACGTCACCGCCGGCGAACTTCGCCAGTTCGTCGAACAGATCGAGCATCTGGAAGCCGAGAAGAAGGACATCGCCGAGCAGATCAAGGAGATCTATGCTGAAAGCAAGGCGCGCGGCTATGATTCCAAGGCGCTGAGGACGATCGTCAGCCTGCGCAAGAAGGACAAGGACGAACTGGCCGAGCAGGAAGCGATCCTTGACGTCTACAAACAGGCGCTGGGTATGATCTGA
- a CDS encoding lytic transglycosylase domain-containing protein, which translates to MKRIPALLLSLWLALIWLMAGTAMAAPAVDAVEGRAPLPDSEKIRCTDDGRDCVRLDAYVADVCKLIERNATQNGLDPNFLARLLWKESRFEPGAISPVGAQGIAQFMPGTADLYDLHDPFNPAQAIVKAAWYLRYLTDTFGSIGMAAIAYNGGENRAARFVARQTTLPYETLDYVEAITGHDALSWRDNPPKPEDLRLALNPDLPFRAACEKLGGDRQLREFMVQPRVHPWGVIVASHPSQSGAAQQVSRLNRSLRPILEGRRVGYVRKRLTGMQRAVYTAQVGFDSRNEAASFCLRLQRLGGRCIVLAN; encoded by the coding sequence ATGAAGCGCATTCCTGCCCTGCTCCTATCGCTCTGGCTGGCGCTGATCTGGCTGATGGCGGGCACCGCGATGGCGGCCCCCGCCGTCGATGCGGTCGAGGGTCGCGCGCCCCTGCCCGACAGCGAAAAGATCCGCTGCACCGATGACGGGCGCGACTGCGTGCGGCTGGACGCCTATGTCGCCGATGTCTGCAAGCTGATCGAGCGGAACGCGACGCAGAACGGGCTGGACCCGAATTTCCTGGCCCGGCTGCTGTGGAAGGAAAGCCGGTTCGAGCCGGGGGCGATCAGCCCGGTCGGCGCGCAGGGCATCGCGCAGTTCATGCCCGGCACCGCCGATCTCTATGACCTGCACGACCCGTTCAACCCGGCGCAGGCAATCGTCAAGGCGGCGTGGTATCTGCGCTATCTGACCGATACCTTCGGCAGCATCGGCATGGCCGCAATCGCCTATAACGGCGGCGAGAACCGGGCCGCCCGCTTTGTCGCCCGCCAGACGACCCTGCCCTATGAGACGCTGGATTATGTCGAGGCGATCACCGGCCACGACGCCCTGTCATGGCGCGACAACCCGCCCAAACCCGAGGATCTGCGGCTGGCGCTGAATCCCGACCTGCCCTTCCGTGCCGCCTGCGAGAAACTGGGCGGAGACCGCCAGCTGCGCGAGTTCATGGTGCAGCCGCGCGTCCATCCCTGGGGGGTGATCGTCGCCAGCCATCCCAGCCAGTCGGGCGCGGCGCAACAGGTCTCGCGGCTGAACCGCTCGCTGCGGCCGATCCTCGAAGGCAGGCGCGTCGGTTACGTCCGCAAACGGCTGACGGGAATGCAGCGCGCGGTCTATACCGCACAGGTCGGGTTCGACAGCCGCAACGAGGCCGCCAGCTTCTGCCTGCGCCTGCAACGTCTGGGCGGACGCTGTATCGTGCTGGCGAACTGA
- a CDS encoding L,D-transpeptidase: protein MRLAFMITALAFGLAACSDTSRYTMPVANGEVPAIYQARQDTGPNGEPITIPAVRAAYLNERNQRQRVPYNGTEAPGSIVVDPYARVLYHVLENGEAMRFGVAVGRAGTGYYGTATIRRKARWPSWRPTDNMIRTQPELYAQFAGGVAGGTENPLGSRALYLYEGDRDTYYRIHGTLDPSSVGKATSAGCIRLFNQDIMDLFDEVSTGTTVRVRSQSESRQMEGPLIETPEGYVLPASEAAALGYTDSSQPFVTADPTPAATTAAAQIADPYAQQAVAFAPQVSDPFADMTTDTAFVSPVESAVPAR from the coding sequence ATGCGCCTCGCTTTCATGATTACGGCACTGGCCTTTGGGCTGGCAGCCTGCTCGGATACGAGCCGATATACCATGCCCGTCGCCAATGGTGAGGTTCCGGCGATCTATCAGGCCCGTCAGGATACCGGGCCGAATGGCGAGCCGATCACGATCCCGGCGGTTCGCGCGGCCTATCTGAACGAACGCAACCAGCGCCAGCGCGTGCCCTATAACGGCACCGAGGCACCCGGCTCGATCGTCGTGGACCCCTATGCGCGGGTCCTGTATCATGTGCTGGAAAACGGCGAGGCGATGCGCTTTGGCGTGGCCGTGGGCCGGGCCGGGACCGGCTATTACGGCACCGCCACGATCCGCCGCAAGGCCCGCTGGCCCAGCTGGCGCCCGACCGACAACATGATCCGCACCCAGCCCGAACTGTATGCCCAGTTCGCGGGCGGCGTGGCGGGCGGCACGGAAAACCCGCTGGGGTCGCGCGCGCTGTATCTGTATGAAGGCGACCGCGACACCTATTACCGCATCCACGGCACGCTGGACCCGTCCTCGGTCGGCAAGGCCACCTCGGCCGGTTGTATCCGCCTGTTCAATCAGGACATCATGGACCTGTTCGACGAGGTTTCGACCGGCACCACTGTCCGGGTGCGCAGCCAGTCCGAAAGCCGCCAGATGGAAGGACCGCTGATCGAGACGCCCGAAGGCTATGTCCTGCCCGCGTCCGAGGCCGCGGCGCTTGGTTATACCGACAGCTCGCAGCCCTTCGTGACCGCCGATCCGACGCCGGCCGCAACGACCGCCGCGGCGCAGATCGCCGATCCCTATGCGCAGCAGGCGGTCGCCTTTGCGCCTCAGGTCTCGGACCCTTTCGCGGATATGACCACGGATACCGCCTTCGTCTCGCCGGTGGAAAGCGCCGTTCCCGCGCGCTGA
- a CDS encoding MFS transporter produces MPDAVPPPPSALAPFRHADFRLLWSATLVSNFGGLVQAVGAAWLMTQLTDSATLIALVQASNTLPIMLLALASGALADIFPRKVILLTAQLIMLAVSVALAVVAWQGLLTPWLLLGFTFLIGAGQALYNPPWQASMGDLVPRADLPAAVTLNSVGFNLMRSVGPAAGGFIVAGFGAAAAFTVNAISYLPLLGALMRWQPRTTPSRAPREAFLPAVGAGLRYVVLSPNLMRVILRGALFGFAGVSVLALLPLVAKAHPQGGSLLFGGLLGCYGLGAIVGAVVNPQIRARFNNENVIRVAFAGFAAAAVVLGQTDSIWLHALAMLPAGASWVMALSLFNVTVQLSTPRWVVARALALYQTATFGGMAAGSWIWGAVAGSQGLGQALTWAGVVLLAGAIIGFWFRAPEFGKVNLEPLNRFREPALRLDLRGRSGPVMVMVDYRIEQDDVPEFLRLMQQRRNIRRRDGARNWSLLRDLEYPDLWTEAYHIATWDEYVRHNLRRTKSDAEVTTALRALHRGEGDPLVHRMIERHTVTPEDDVPLIGKLEVP; encoded by the coding sequence GTGCCAGACGCCGTTCCGCCCCCGCCTTCAGCCCTTGCCCCGTTCCGTCATGCGGATTTCCGGCTGTTGTGGAGCGCCACGCTGGTGTCGAATTTCGGCGGTCTGGTGCAGGCGGTCGGCGCGGCATGGCTGATGACGCAGCTGACCGACAGCGCGACGCTGATCGCATTGGTGCAGGCCTCGAACACATTGCCGATCATGCTGCTGGCGCTGGCCTCGGGGGCGCTGGCCGATATCTTTCCGCGCAAGGTGATCCTGCTGACGGCGCAGCTGATCATGCTGGCGGTCTCTGTCGCGCTGGCGGTGGTGGCATGGCAGGGGTTGCTGACGCCGTGGCTGCTACTGGGCTTCACCTTCCTGATCGGGGCGGGGCAGGCGCTCTACAACCCGCCGTGGCAGGCCAGCATGGGCGATCTGGTGCCGCGCGCCGATCTGCCTGCGGCGGTGACGCTGAACTCGGTCGGCTTCAACCTGATGCGCAGCGTGGGTCCGGCGGCGGGCGGTTTCATCGTCGCGGGCTTCGGGGCGGCGGCGGCCTTTACGGTGAATGCGATCAGCTATCTGCCGCTGCTGGGGGCGCTGATGCGCTGGCAGCCCCGCACCACCCCCAGCCGCGCGCCACGAGAGGCATTTCTGCCCGCCGTCGGCGCCGGGCTGCGCTATGTCGTGCTGTCGCCCAACCTGATGCGGGTCATCCTGCGCGGCGCGTTGTTCGGCTTTGCGGGTGTCTCGGTGCTGGCGCTGCTGCCTCTGGTGGCCAAGGCCCATCCGCAAGGCGGCTCGCTGCTGTTCGGCGGGTTGCTGGGCTGCTACGGTCTGGGGGCGATCGTCGGCGCGGTGGTCAATCCGCAGATCCGGGCGCGGTTCAACAATGAAAACGTCATTCGCGTGGCCTTCGCCGGTTTCGCCGCGGCGGCGGTGGTGCTGGGACAGACCGACTCGATATGGCTGCATGCGCTGGCGATGCTGCCTGCGGGCGCGTCATGGGTGATGGCGCTGTCGCTGTTCAACGTGACGGTGCAGCTGTCCACGCCGCGCTGGGTCGTGGCCCGGGCGCTGGCGCTCTATCAGACGGCGACCTTCGGCGGCATGGCGGCGGGGTCGTGGATCTGGGGCGCGGTGGCGGGCTCGCAAGGATTGGGTCAGGCCCTGACCTGGGCAGGCGTGGTGTTGCTGGCCGGTGCGATCATCGGCTTCTGGTTCCGGGCGCCGGAATTCGGCAAGGTCAATCTGGAACCCCTGAACCGCTTCCGCGAACCGGCGCTGCGGCTGGACCTGCGCGGCCGTTCCGGCCCGGTCATGGTGATGGTCGATTACCGGATCGAGCAGGACGACGTGCCCGAATTCCTGCGCCTGATGCAGCAGCGGCGCAATATCCGCCGCCGCGACGGGGCGCGGAACTGGTCGCTGCTGCGCGATCTGGAATATCCCGACCTGTGGACCGAGGCCTATCACATCGCCACCTGGGACGAATATGTCCGCCACAACCTGCGCCGCACCAAATCCGACGCCGAGGTGACCACCGCCCTGCGCGCCCTGCATCGCGGCGAGGGCGATCCGCTCGTACACCGCATGATCGAGCGCCATACCGTCACCCCCGAGGATGACGTGCCCCTGATCGGCAAGCTCGAAGTCCCATGA
- a CDS encoding ABC transporter permease, whose product MWRYVLRQVISLGLSLLIASAVIFGVVSLVPGDPASFMLGTGAQPQTLAALRQQLGLDQPLPLRYLSWLAGILRGDLGHSFTYRTPVAGMILDRLQVSLPLALLALVLAVALAVPVAMLAAARRGRATDLAVMGGTQLGIALPNFWFAMLLVLLFAVNLRWLPAGGFPGWADPLAALKSLLLPSLALALPQAAILARVLRSALIETQDLDYIRTARAKGLSRAQTLRRHALRNAMIPVLTIMGMQFSFLLAGAIIIENVFYLPGLGRLIFQAITQRDLIVVQSAVLVLVAAVICVTFLVDLAYGLIDPRLRRG is encoded by the coding sequence ATGTGGCGATATGTTCTGCGACAGGTGATCTCACTGGGGCTCAGCCTGCTCATCGCCTCGGCGGTGATCTTCGGGGTGGTGTCGCTGGTGCCCGGCGATCCGGCCAGCTTCATGCTGGGCACCGGCGCGCAGCCCCAGACGCTGGCGGCTTTGCGCCAGCAACTGGGCCTCGATCAGCCCTTGCCGCTGCGATACCTGTCATGGCTGGCGGGCATCCTGCGGGGCGATCTGGGCCACAGCTTCACCTATCGCACGCCGGTGGCCGGGATGATCCTCGACCGGTTGCAGGTGTCGCTGCCGCTGGCGCTGCTGGCGCTGGTGCTGGCGGTGGCGCTCGCCGTGCCGGTGGCGATGCTGGCTGCCGCGCGGCGCGGAAGGGCCACCGATCTGGCGGTCATGGGTGGCACGCAACTGGGCATCGCCCTGCCGAATTTCTGGTTCGCGATGCTGCTGGTGCTGCTTTTCGCGGTCAATCTGCGTTGGCTTCCGGCGGGCGGCTTTCCCGGCTGGGCCGATCCGCTGGCGGCGCTGAAATCACTGCTGCTGCCCAGCCTCGCGCTGGCCCTGCCACAGGCGGCGATCCTTGCCCGCGTGCTGCGCTCCGCGCTGATCGAGACGCAGGATCTCGACTATATCCGCACCGCCCGCGCCAAGGGGCTCAGCCGCGCCCAGACCCTGCGCCGCCATGCGCTGCGCAATGCCATGATTCCGGTGCTGACCATCATGGGCATGCAGTTTTCCTTTCTGCTGGCCGGGGCGATCATCATCGAGAACGTGTTCTATCTGCCCGGCCTCGGGCGGCTGATCTTTCAGGCCATCACCCAGCGCGACCTGATCGTCGTCCAGTCGGCGGTGCTGGTTCTGGTCGCCGCCGTGATCTGCGTCACCTTTCTGGTCGATCTGGCCTATGGCCTCATCGATCCAAGGCTGCGCCGCGGATGA
- a CDS encoding ABC transporter permease has product MRAGLATGALLAGLALGAALLALVWTPHDVTQMAIADKLQPPSVAHWLGTDHYGRDILSMLMAGAQVSMAVALVAVGIGMGLGVPLGLIAAAGHGGWLDQAVMRGNDLIFAFPSLVIAILITAILGPSALNAIIAIGIFNIPVFARVTRAGALPIWVQDYIRAAEVAGKGPARISIEHILPNIAHLLIVQGTIQFSLGILAEAGLSYVGLGAQPPTPSWGRMLAEAQTMITLAPHVAVFPGLAILLTVLGLNLLGDGLRDALDPRLRARR; this is encoded by the coding sequence ATGAGGGCCGGGCTGGCGACCGGTGCCCTGCTGGCGGGGCTGGCGCTTGGCGCGGCGCTGCTGGCGCTGGTGTGGACGCCCCATGACGTGACGCAGATGGCGATCGCGGACAAGCTGCAACCGCCCTCGGTCGCGCATTGGCTGGGCACGGACCACTATGGCCGCGACATCCTGTCGATGCTGATGGCGGGGGCGCAGGTCTCGATGGCGGTGGCGCTGGTGGCGGTGGGCATCGGCATGGGGCTGGGCGTGCCTCTGGGCCTGATCGCGGCGGCGGGACATGGCGGCTGGCTGGATCAGGCGGTGATGCGCGGCAACGACCTGATCTTTGCCTTTCCCTCGCTGGTCATCGCCATCCTGATCACCGCCATCCTCGGCCCGTCGGCGCTGAACGCGATCATCGCCATCGGCATTTTCAACATCCCCGTCTTTGCCCGCGTCACCCGCGCAGGCGCGCTGCCGATCTGGGTGCAGGACTATATCCGCGCGGCCGAGGTTGCGGGCAAGGGCCCCGCCCGCATCAGCATTGAGCATATCCTGCCCAATATCGCCCATCTGCTGATCGTGCAGGGCACCATCCAGTTCAGCCTCGGCATTCTGGCCGAGGCCGGGCTCAGCTATGTCGGCCTTGGCGCGCAGCCGCCCACCCCCAGCTGGGGGCGGATGCTGGCCGAGGCCCAGACCATGATCACACTTGCCCCCCATGTCGCCGTCTTTCCCGGCCTTGCCATCCTGCTGACGGTGCTGGGCCTGAACCTGCTGGGCGACGGGCTGCGCGACGCGCTGGACCCAAGGCTGAGGGCGCGGCGATGA
- a CDS encoding ABC transporter ATP-binding protein yields MIRLGNLSVSLSDIPFLRDVSLDLAPGQITGLVGESGSGKSLTALAIMGLLPGAARPSGQVLLDGQNLLDLSERAMCAIRGRRIGMVFQEPATALNPLMSIGDQVAETLLIHRSITRADARMQTRALLDRVGLTAPRFPLDLYPHELSGGQRQRVAIALAIAHRPDLLIADEPTTALDVTTQAQILKLLTGLVREQGMSLLLITHDLAVIAGMADHVAIMQAGRIVESGPTETVFRRQAHPYTQALFQASNHSPPQIATRGGPLLQVQGAIRDYRLPKGERLRAVDGASLTVAQGESIGLVGESGCGKTTLTRAILGLEPLQDGTIHLDGQQVTAGRRMPRALRARMQVVFQDPFGSFDPRWRVEQLIAEPFYLTRRPPDWRARVDQALEQVGLSPADGRKYIHEFSGGQRQRIAIARALITRPALIVLDEAVSALDVRIRAQVLDLLADLRRSHGLSYLFISHDLGVVRGITDRVLVMDRGRIVEEGPTCQVIDTPRHPATQRLVAAMPRIPADWMPAPA; encoded by the coding sequence ATGATCCGGCTTGGCAACCTGTCGGTCTCGCTGTCGGATATCCCCTTCCTGCGCGATGTCTCGCTGGATCTGGCACCGGGCCAGATCACCGGGCTGGTGGGCGAATCCGGCAGCGGCAAGTCGCTGACGGCGCTGGCGATCATGGGGCTGTTGCCGGGCGCCGCGCGGCCTTCGGGTCAGGTGCTGCTGGACGGCCAGAACCTGCTGGACCTGTCCGAGCGCGCCATGTGCGCCATCCGCGGCCGCCGCATCGGGATGGTTTTCCAGGAACCGGCAACCGCGCTCAACCCGCTGATGAGCATCGGCGATCAGGTGGCCGAAACCCTGCTGATCCACCGCAGCATCACACGCGCCGACGCACGGATGCAGACCCGCGCGCTTCTGGACCGGGTCGGCCTGACCGCGCCGCGCTTTCCGCTCGACCTCTACCCGCACGAACTGTCGGGCGGCCAGCGCCAGCGCGTCGCCATCGCGCTGGCCATCGCCCATCGGCCCGACCTGCTGATCGCGGACGAACCGACCACTGCGCTGGACGTGACCACACAGGCGCAGATCCTGAAACTGCTGACCGGGCTGGTTCGCGAACAGGGTATGTCGCTGCTGCTGATCACCCACGATCTGGCCGTCATCGCCGGAATGGCCGATCATGTCGCGATCATGCAGGCGGGCCGTATCGTCGAATCCGGCCCCACCGAAACCGTCTTTCGCAGACAGGCCCACCCCTATACGCAGGCGCTGTTTCAGGCCTCGAACCACAGCCCGCCGCAGATCGCCACCCGCGGCGGCCCGCTGTTGCAGGTGCAGGGCGCGATCCGCGACTACCGCCTGCCCAAGGGCGAAAGGCTCAGGGCGGTGGACGGCGCCAGCCTGACCGTCGCGCAGGGCGAAAGCATCGGCCTCGTCGGCGAAAGCGGCTGCGGCAAGACCACCCTGACCCGCGCGATCCTCGGACTGGAACCGCTTCAGGACGGCACGATCCACCTTGACGGACAGCAGGTCACGGCAGGACGCCGGATGCCGCGCGCCCTGCGCGCCCGGATGCAGGTGGTCTTTCAGGACCCGTTCGGCAGCTTCGACCCCCGCTGGCGGGTGGAACAGCTGATCGCCGAACCCTTCTACCTGACCCGCCGCCCCCCGGACTGGCGCGCGCGGGTGGATCAGGCGCTGGAACAGGTCGGCCTGTCCCCCGCCGACGGGCGCAAATACATCCACGAATTCAGCGGCGGCCAACGCCAGCGCATCGCCATCGCCCGGGCGCTCATCACCCGCCCTGCGCTGATCGTACTGGACGAGGCCGTCAGCGCCCTCGATGTCCGCATCCGCGCGCAGGTGCTGGATCTGCTGGCCGATCTGCGCCGCAGCCACGGGCTGAGCTATCTGTTCATCAGCCACGATCTGGGCGTCGTGCGCGGCATCACCGACCGGGTGCTGGTGATGGATCGGGGCCGCATCGTCGAAGAAGGCCCGACCTGTCAGGTCATCGACACCCCGCGCCACCCGGCGACACAACGCCTCGTCGCCGCCATGCCTCGCATCCCCGCCGACTGGATGCCTGCCCCCGCCTGA
- a CDS encoding NAD+ synthase, with amino-acid sequence MSEGFRLTIGQLNATVGDLEGNASKARAAWETAKAAGADMLALPEMFITGYQTQDLVLKPAFTDDAVAAITALGTSLTGGPAIGIGGPWRDTDGKLYNAWWVFSDGRLVARVLKHHLPYEQLFDELRLFRSGPISGPYVVGNARIGSPICEDSWYPDVAETLAETGAGILIVPNGSPYHRDKLDLRMGHMVGRVVETGLPLVYVNLVGGQDDQIYDGASFVLNPGGRKVVQLPPFEEAIAHVDFTLTDEGWRAEPGQMAPQPDAWEQDYQAMMLGLRDYLRKSGFGKVVLGMSGGIDSALVATIAADAIGPENVRCVMLPSEYTSRTSLDDAADCAMRLGARLDTVHIEGPRDAVGGALAHLMEGTSPDTTEENIQSRLRGVMLMAISNKFGEMLLTTGNKSEVAVGYATIYGDMAGGYNPIKDLYKTRVFQTCRWRNANHRPWMMGPAGEVIPPRIIAKPPSAELRPDQKDEDSLPPYEVLDRILEGLIEKDLALKDLVAEGFDAETVRRVETLLYTSEWKRYQAAPGPRISTRAFWLDRRYPLINRWRDRL; translated from the coding sequence ATGAGCGAAGGTTTCCGCCTGACCATCGGCCAGTTGAACGCCACCGTCGGCGATCTGGAGGGCAATGCATCCAAGGCCCGCGCCGCATGGGAGACCGCGAAAGCGGCCGGGGCGGACATGCTGGCGCTGCCGGAAATGTTCATCACCGGCTATCAGACGCAGGATCTGGTGCTGAAACCCGCCTTCACCGATGACGCGGTGGCAGCGATCACCGCGCTTGGCACATCCCTGACCGGTGGCCCGGCGATCGGCATCGGCGGGCCGTGGCGCGATACGGATGGCAAGCTGTATAACGCCTGGTGGGTATTCAGCGATGGCAGGCTGGTCGCGCGGGTGCTGAAGCATCATCTGCCCTATGAGCAGCTGTTCGACGAATTGCGGCTGTTCCGCTCGGGGCCGATCAGCGGGCCTTACGTCGTGGGCAATGCCCGCATCGGATCGCCGATCTGCGAGGACAGCTGGTATCCCGACGTGGCCGAGACGCTGGCCGAGACCGGGGCCGGCATCCTGATCGTGCCCAACGGCAGCCCCTATCACCGCGACAAGCTGGACCTGCGCATGGGCCATATGGTCGGCCGCGTGGTCGAGACCGGGCTGCCGCTGGTCTATGTCAACCTTGTCGGCGGGCAGGACGATCAGATCTATGACGGCGCCAGCTTCGTGCTGAACCCCGGCGGGCGGAAGGTCGTGCAGTTGCCGCCCTTCGAGGAGGCCATCGCCCATGTCGATTTCACCCTGACCGACGAGGGCTGGCGGGCCGAACCCGGCCAGATGGCCCCGCAGCCAGATGCCTGGGAACAGGATTATCAGGCGATGATGCTGGGTCTGCGCGACTATCTGCGCAAATCGGGTTTTGGCAAGGTGGTGCTGGGCATGTCCGGCGGCATCGATTCCGCGCTGGTCGCCACCATCGCCGCCGATGCCATCGGCCCGGAAAACGTCCGCTGCGTGATGCTGCCGTCGGAATATACCTCCCGGACCAGTCTGGACGATGCCGCCGATTGCGCGATGCGTCTGGGGGCAAGGCTGGATACGGTCCATATCGAAGGCCCCCGCGATGCCGTGGGCGGCGCGCTGGCGCATCTGATGGAGGGCACCAGCCCCGATACAACCGAGGAAAACATCCAGTCCCGCCTGCGCGGGGTGATGCTGATGGCGATTTCCAACAAGTTCGGGGAAATGCTGCTGACCACCGGCAACAAGTCCGAGGTCGCCGTGGGTTATGCCACGATCTATGGCGACATGGCGGGGGGCTATAACCCGATCAAGGATCTGTACAAGACGCGGGTGTTTCAGACCTGCCGCTGGCGCAATGCCAATCACCGCCCGTGGATGATGGGTCCGGCGGGCGAGGTGATCCCGCCCCGGATCATCGCGAAACCGCCCTCGGCCGAGCTGCGCCCCGACCAGAAGGACGAGGATTCGCTGCCGCCCTATGAGGTTCTGGACCGGATTCTGGAGGGGCTGATCGAAAAGGATCTGGCGCTGAAGGATCTGGTCGCCGAAGGCTTTGACGCAGAGACGGTGCGGCGGGTGGAAACGCTGCTGTATACCAGCGAGTGGAAACGCTATCAGGCGGCGCCGGGGCCACGGATCTCGACCAGGGCCTTCTGGCTGGACCGGCGCTATCCGCTGATCAACCGGTGGCGCGACCGGCTGTAA